The DNA region CAAGCTGAAGGGGACAGAGCAGTGCCCAAAAGTACAAGGCTTATGCAAGCAGGGGAATGGCGGTGTTGAGTAACTTGCTAGGAGAAGGGGAGGGGATGTGTAGGAGAGCACCACGAAAAGCTCTGTGATTCCCAATGGTGTAGAGTTATGTTGAACTTCCATGTCTTCAGCTGCCTCAGTTGAGGACAGTGAGAACAAGCCTGTTGTTCAAAGTGTCAACAGCTGCCAAACCAGTCCCAGCTCACACAACAGGGGTTTGTGTCTCTAAAGGCTGTACTTGGATGCAGTAAGACTTTGAAACAGCAGTGAGTTTGTGACTCAGGTGTCTAAAACAACACCTGCTGTGTTGAACAGTGACACATGGCCCTCTGGTAGCAGTTCAGTTAGGAAGTTTCCTGCCAGCTTTCCTTACTTCATGTCCCATACACTTCTTTTCAGAGAAGCTGCATCTTTAAGTTCCTGGGAGCAATCTCGGTGGATTTGGGGCAAGACAGGATCAAGCCCTACCTTCCTACAATTCTCACCCCTCTCTACAGGGAGCTGAACAGCAACTATGCAGAGCAAGGTAAGGGATTTCCCTCACAAAGAGGAATGTGCATCACAGCTATGCCCCAGTACAAACACTACCTGTCATTCCTTTTGTCTGTTGAGGCATTGATACTGTAATCAGTGAATTTGACCTGCTTGCTGTCTAACCAAAATaccaggaagggaggagagtGTATGTCAGCTGAAATAGAAACTTACATATTCAAAGACTGGAATGAAGTTAGGCATGCTTCCGTGTCCACGTGGGTAAAGCTTGTGCATGTAGTGTCATGGGAAAAGTGTAGTACTCAAGGGTGGGCTCATGGTGGCAAGACTTACAGAGTCCTTGCTGAGAGGATCTTGGAAGAACTGTTTGAAAGACCAAGGCCCTGCTCTCAGTTTTTCTTAGAACCTCTTTGTAGCCTTTTTTCACCCccagtatctttttttttttttttccccagtgattttatttaatatattgcCATTAACAAGTGATTCCAACAATTAAGCCAGCCCTTGTTTTGCTTACCAAGGATGCTGACTGACAAGGCTGGAATCATCTTCATTTCTATCAAAGCCTATTTCACTAAAAGCCTAGTGACTCTATATAGAAAGCCACTTGTAATTACCTTTGGGATGACTTTACCCTTCTAAAAAAATTTCTGCCtctcagaagcattttttttgGTCTCCTGGTTGAAAAGTTACTCTCTAGGAAAGCTGGTAAAGCACCAGCAGATTTCACAAGCACCAGTTTATCAGTGCAGCAAGGTTTATCAGTGCAGCCATCCTTTATTAAACAAAGAGGAATCCATACTTTGCTCTTGACTTTTGTTCTATATGCTGAAAAGATTAAGTAAGTcaattttgtttaaatagaTCCAACACTGAAGAACCTTTCCCAAGAAATCATAGAACTTCTCAAGAAGTTAGTGGGGCTGGAGACCTTTTCGCTGGccttttcttctgtgcagaAACAGGCCAACCAGAAAAGAGCaatgaggaaaaagcagagggCTTTGCAGGTAAGATTCCACTTTCtattgcaagaaaaagaaataagactTCTCTAAAGGCTTGACAGTTGCCCAAGAAGGGGACTTTGAGGAAGAACTTTATCCTTAATTAGGACAGTTTCATCAGTTCTTTTACAAAACTTGAAATAAGCTGTGTATCATCAGCTTCCTGTGCTGGTTCTGGCTGACAGGGATGGTTTCCTGCTTACCTGAACAGCAAAGCAGCCTGAATACCCTCAGTTTTGAGGAACCAAACAACACCCATGTGTTGTCCTAGCAGCCACCAGTTTCTTAAAAAGTTCATGTTTACAGTTTCTTAAAAAGTTCATGTTTGCAGGGACTGCTGTTAGTTGTCAGTGAACTGACAAAGTCCTGTTTTTCCTTAGACCGTAGCAAATCCTGACATTGCTGCAAGGAGGAAGCTGAAGAGACACAAGAATAAAGCGGAaaccaggaagagaaaaatagaatCCCTGCGCCCATTGTATAAGGCCAAACGACATCGAAGTCATGCACTGAAAGATCTGGCAATGGTGGAATGAAAAggcttttccttcctgaagGATTAATTTATGAAAAGTAATATCTAGCTAAAGAACTGattactgttttaaaaagtacttgCATATTTCAATTgtatttattagtattttttataTCCTTTTTCATTGAGGAtcttaaataaaaacttctaAATTTTTTCCAAACCTGTACATTTACTGGAGCATGTACAGTTGAATGGGCAACAACTGtggtattttatattaaattttacttcatttgTGAGAAGTGAGTTCTGTGATGACTGCATTCATGCCTGTGAATACACTGGTTCTGGAGAGAAAAGTCTGCCTCCTGACTTTGATTTGGCCTTCAGTTTCTGCAGCTATACTGAGGTACTTGCTTGTCACTTCTGGCTAAGGTAAGAGTGCAGGAACAACAGCTCATGAAGGTGGAAGTTAAATTCAAGTTACTGCCCTAGCACATCAGGGCAGTAGTGTGTGCTGAAGACACTGATTCTTCTTTTCAGACACCTACTGAATGCCATGTTGGCATCCAGAGGTGCACTTCTTGTGCTGTCTTGCTGTACTTCGTTGTAACAGTCTGTCTGCACTAAGGGTTACAAAGTAGAACAATACCAGCTTAAGAGAACCTCTGCAGGTGTTcagctgtgtggctgctggaACTGGCAGCACCTGGACTTGTTTCTATAAAGCAAGCAGCAAGCAAGCGGCCTCTAGCAAGCAACACACCCCTGGGTATAGCTGACAGTTCCAGATTTTATTAGTGTTCTATCTACACCAATATGCTGGCCACCAAAATCACCAAAGGAAGGGGGGatgacaaaaaaaccaccaacttTCTCAGCCAGTAAGACTTTCATACAAATTAACGTAAGTACATTCTTAACAAAGAAATGGAGTATCATAATGTACACATTCacttatttcagttttacagcTGAAGAGAGGCATCCACATTACAGAAGTCAAATTCAAATCTGTCCTATTTACAAGTATCTGTGGCCTGAAAATACTTAACTGAAGAAAGGAGGATGCTGGCTATAGCTGATGCTTCCTTGCACTTGTCAGTTTTGTATCACTGCCTGCTCTTCAAGGCCTCCACCAACCTAGGAAAAAAGTTAAGTAAGTTTACTGAAAAGTCATTTTAATTCTGCTGAAATACTTCCAACAGAAAACCAGTCATTCTTCTAATGTGGACTCTTTTATATCAGACTATCCACAAACCTAGTCTTAtaaaaaatccttccaaatGTGTAAAATTAAGCATATGAATGAAGCATAACTAGACTGGTACTCACCATTCCATTGCTTCATCAAGCCCTGTGCCTTTAGTTGCAGAGGTTTTGAATATCTGCCATTTTCGGTCCTTCAAAGCTGGTAAGCCAAGGGCATTTGCCATTTCTGTGGGAGTCATGGCCTGTTCCATGTCCTGTTTATTTGCAAACACCACCAAAATGGctttcttcagctcttcttcctaaaaaagggggaaattgTGGAAGTTGTTGCAGAGACTTCTATGGAATTTACTTAAGGACAGAAAACCTATATCACAAAAAAGAACTTCAGCAGCTCTCAATTATTTTGTTTGCCAAATTCTGTTCtgtaaaaaattcttcagtgaaAGAATGGTGCTTATTTTCAATTCCAGTATGATACTCTATAGGAGCAGCTTCAAAACATGGCTGGCCCAAGTTACGAAACAAGCTGGTAGTTGGATTTAACAAGGCAGATTAAATGAGCTTGCAGGTATTGTGAGGGGGCAAGgtaggagagagaaaggaagcGTTGCTCAACTCATCTTACTGTATTAATTACCTTGTTCTACATTTGTTCTTCAGCTTCAAAACATAGTAGAATACTAATTACTGTCAATCCTTCAGGGCTTGATTTTGCCACATTGCAGTACTGAGCAGCTGTCCTGGCAGGCAGGTAAATTTTCATATGCCCACAAGGCTACATGAAATTAACTGTCCAGATAATGCTACACATGCCCATTAAATACCTGCAGAGTATTCAGTGCTCTTTCACTCCAAACTGCTAAACAGGCTATGCTGAGGGCTGAAGTTTCTTCACAAGTGAAGTTGAGCTTCACTTGGTTCACTGAATCAATTTCATATTTACtccaaaaaaagttttaatttctcaatttttttactGATACCAACAGTAAAACAATCCTTGTTTTCTTACCTCTAACATAGCAACAAGCTCTGATTTGGAAGTGCCAATTCTGTCTCGATCACAACTGTCCACTACGTAAATGACAGCATCTGTGTTCGAATAGTAACACCGCCAGTAGGgcctgcagaggagagagaagttCCAGCCATGTCATTTGCATGTTAGCAGTTCTTTTTAGCTAGTTACTTAAAAACAGATCACCCAGAGGAAGTAAAAACTGTCTCTGGGGTGAAAGGCCTCAGGAGGCAAGAAGATTTTTTCAACAGGCTACAAAACTGGAACAGACAGTACAAATACTCTCCAAGGCagaacaaaaacacaaaaaaccccaactcaacacaaagcaaataaagaaGCAacttgaaaacaggaaaagaacagaattgCTGGGAACAGATTTATCTGGGTATCAGACTGCAGGACATCAGGTCCATAACTGAGGGACACGAAAGCTAAGAAAGTTTAAATACATAAGCATCTTCATTACAGTCACCAAAGAAAGATCACCAAACAAATTACTAATTAATACAGGCAAGTAATTAACAAGAATCAAAACAATTCCACCTTTTCAGAATTATTGTACTGAAACTAAAAAGGGAAGGAACCTTTACTCTCACTAATTGCCCTTTCCTTACTAGCTAACTACGCTGCAGCTTGCTACTGAGCACTGAAAAAGGAATCACAAGAACATACAGAGGTACTGTTAATGACTCATTACAAAACTTGTGAAGCTTGCTAAAAAATCACCTATACCTAAAGCCAGCTTCATTATTCTTAAGAAAGCAAAGCTAGGAAGTatctttttggggttttatcaCCCCCTCCACTCTTTCTCAGAATGCTACTCAACTAACAGCCTACTACActaataaatctgtttttcaaggaaaattggaaagaaaagaaaatactgtttttttttttttttccaatttgtaGTGCATCACAGGTTTTACAAACTGAACTCCATCAGATTAAAGTGCTCTCCTGAGAATGGGCTCTTTTTAAAACGTAACCAATTTTCATTAGTGCCAGCTATGAGAATTCCAAGAACTCAGCATTTTTTAGAGAAAGTTAATTGACTTTAAGAAATCTATTACCTTATGCTTGTCTGTCCTCCTAAGTCCCAGACTTGAAATTTCAGATTCTTGTAGGTCACAGTCTCAACATTGAAGCCAATGGCTGAAACAAAGTTAAAACTATTTCACTGTTGgtgattttcctgtttttctgaagaatatCACAGCACTCAGTTaaagaattttcagaaaattctgagCAGCTGCATAATGAAGTTCATGCTCTTTGAAAAGGTACCCCAACAAATATGACTCAAACTAATtcagaaatgcttcttttgaACTAATAAAACCACATTGTAAACATATTGTAGAGATTGGTAACAAATACTAAGGTTGTTAAAATCAATAGTAGTGTGTCTGAAATCACCATAGAAACAGCAAGGGTTAAAGAACTGGCCTGCCGTGATAACCAAGTACACAACTGACAGCAAGACAGTGCTAAGGAACGAGTCCTGTCCACACAAGGTTTGCACTCTTAAGAACCACAGCAGAACCAGCTTCTCAGGAGAAGACTCGATACCGATGTCTGGAAGATGGCAACACGGCTGCTGTGTCACATATGtcattccttttcctgccaGCCCAGAGAAACACAGCACAAGGAAGTGAACAGTGGGCACAGGCTGCTTAAAATTTATGGAGGCTGAACTAAGCAAAACGCTCAGGCAAAAAGATTATGGCCCAGCAAACTTGGTTTCTAAAAGGTAATAAAAGCCTGAGCCAAGTCAGATTCAGAAGAAACACAACAGACATGACAGGAACATTAAAAAAGTCAAGCATCCCTTGTCCTTCCTGTTACACAGAGCAGTCATGGCCAGAACGCTTGGGCACACACGCTGGGTGGTGTGGCTGCGTGAATGCCAAGACAAATGGTAAAATCAGCTGCATTTTTGTAAATAAGCACCTTCTCCCTTGAAACATCACTTTGagttttgttacattttctaCAGAATGTTAGGTTAAATCACctgatttcttcttctccatGTTAAACAGAAGTGTTTATATGACccttgtaaaaaaaacccaaaaaaggtACATCATCCTATGCACAGCAACAATGACCTCCAAAATTCACATAATAGCTATatttggaaacaaaagaattatACAGTCCACAGTTACCCTCTATTTAATGCTGACCTATGACAAATAGCCTGCAAAATCATGCTAACAATCTTCAGGTCAAATGCTTTTTGCACTTTGAAGGGCAgcataaaatattcttttctaatACTTTTATCCAAGAAAAGTTCTTAGATACAACAGTGCAAGGCTCCCACAACATAAGGTCCTTTTGTTTATGAAGGAAGCATGTAGTAAGTTCAGCCGGCAAAGTTTATGTGTCAGAGCTACAAGCAAATCACAGGCAACAGGCAAATATCCTCCCTATGGGCAGATCACTTACTTGGAATGGTGGTAACAACCTCTCCAACTTGTAACCTGTAGAGAATAGttgtttttcctgctccatccaGCCCCAGGATGAGAATCCTCATCTCTCGAGTTCCAAACAAACTGGAAAAGATGGTGGAGAAAAAGCCCCCTACAAAGACCAGAAGAGAAAAGACATTTCAATGTCAGCTAGCTCTGGGGAAGATATGCAAAGGTAGACAGACTGACCTCATTTCTTACTGGCCTACAAGACATTTCTCCAGTGAAAAAAGACAAGTCCGGGTTGTTGCCCAGATGGCTCAACAACATTATGTCCTCCTTATTTATGCTGCCAGTTTATGATTTTATGGTAGCTCACTCCAGCAAATCACATTGCAGCAGCATCGAGCTttctcactgcagttacaattttattttttccttttctctcatttgCCAAAATCTGCATCATCTTCCTTTTGGCTTGTATCGGACTCTACCTTTTCAGTGCCAGATACTATGCAAGAACCAAAAGAAGCCTGAAAGAATTCAGCATCAGAGGATGTTTATGGTATTCCACAGGATCacccacttctttttttcttaaaattaggTATAAATCAGTAGATACACGTTAGATCAGTTCATTATAAACAGCAAAGCTGCACCAAATCAAGTACATTAATGCTACAGAGAAGTCTAGGAGCTGATTTTAAATGTCcttctcactctttttttcaAAACCCAGCATCTCATTTGTTCCCTAAATCCATGCAAGAGTACTTGTGGCCAGGCTAATATCTGATTTATGCATACTCGATTTTTAATCACAGAAAGAATACTAATTATCTAAGCCAGTAACAATTACGCTTTACCAAAAATTTTTATAACGAACGTATCTAATGTTAAATCACAACTTTGTACATACACTTAAAGCCTGCAAAAGGTAATGAAACATCCAACAAGCCAGAATCACTGACAACACTGATAAATATATCACAGACAAATTAAAGATTTGCAACCAAAATCTTACTGAAAGATGTtttgataaaaattatttcctatgTTTGCCTGTCTAGGCATCTGCCTTtcaagggaaaggagggagcaACAAGCTTATACTTCAGAAGGAACTCAGACTGGTAACAGGCTGCTTTCATTTCATCTAAGCCCAGCCCATCAGGGAAGCCACACATGCCACAGAcctggaaaacaaggagaagGTATAAGGGACCAACAGTTGCCAGTCCGCATAGTGCTGCTCATGGCACTTCTTAATGCCAGCCAAGGCAAATAACCTTAAGAGAAATGAGCTGGAAAAAGGTATTTCAATAGAAGCATCAAAAGGAGAAGTTGCCACTGGTTGCATGGAGGCCtaagatttaaaaattctttcagtcAGTAACTTTGCTTGCCGCCAGACACCTCTCATTCCCTCTTCTTATATGCTATTGTGTATGCTTTTCCCACATTAAAACACTGCTCGAATACCATCTGCAATACGACAGGTTCACCTCAATCACTCAACCCTCAGATTCAGGGCCTCTCTTTAATATTCCCTCTACTTCATTTACTAGTCTGCAAGACCTCCTCTCCTTATCAGCAGCCCATTGCAGACGTGATTCAGAGTTTAATTCTGCCAGGTGTCAGGAGTACAGAAGCCTGAGGATGTGACCGAACACACCCTCCTGCCGCTGCTCGGACGATTCGCCATCGCAAGGCAGCTCCAACGCGGCCTCCGGGCGCTCCAGCGGCGGCGTCCCGGGAAGCGGCCCGCGGGCAGGGCCTGGCCTGAGGGCGGGTGGGCAATGCCCCCGAGCGGCCCTCAGCCTCGGCCTCCCTCCGCCAGCGGGCAGGAGACCGTCCCTCCCCGCGGGACGGCTCAACACCGACCCGTCCCGCCCTCCCCGCCTCCACGGCCGCCAGGAAGGGTCGCGATGGACGGGTCCCCTCGGGCGGCAGCTTCCCGCCCGCTCCTCACCCATGTCGAGCCGCTCTGCCGGCGCTccggcccgccccgctccgctgCCCTCGCCGCGCTGgccctgccgccgccgcccggctcCACGTCGAACGCCGCGGCGAGTAAATAAAgcgctccgcgcccgccgccgtTTCGACACACGGGGGCCGGCAGCGCCCCCGGCACGGAGGGAGCGGGCAGAGAGCGGGACCCTCCCCGCGCCCTCCCCGAACACGTCCGGGCGGGAAGCAGTGCGGGGAAAAAGGGTTGTGGAATAAAACCCGCGGCCCCGGGTGACGAATCtgcggcggcgggagcgcgcggcgggcggggcccggcggcgTCACCGGCCTGGGGCCGCCCCGAGGGCACAGCCCGGAAACACGGCATGCTTTCCCGAGGGCCGGGGACTCCCCGGAGCCAGCACACTGCGTGGAGTAGGGCTTTTCTCCGAGTGGCggagaaacaagaaaaaccctGGTGGAAGTCAACAGTCAAAGTCCAGCTGTGTAAAACACTGACACCAAACTGCTGATTAGCTAACAGGCCTCACCCGAGAGCCAGCACTGTCAGCGTCCCTGCGGAAAAATTATGTCATCCATGTAATTAGGGTGTGCAGataagtaaatttaaaaatcataaaacatGTGAACTATTATGTAACAAAAACTCAAAGGAAACAATGTACAAGGCACACATGAACTGGGCCATAAGCTCAGACTAAGCTAAGAGAGAAGTGCAACAGAGCTCATATCAATGATCAATGATCATgcttttttaatagcttttttaTAGAAGGTACAATGATATATGAATGTCTCATAGGAAAACAATCTAACTACAGAACCAACCTACCATTCACGATTACTGGCTTCTTCCCCATGCACTTTATTCTGTCCTTACAATTGTATTGCAgcaagaaaagcacagaaacctTTACTCCTCCAGCTATAAGAACCAAACCTATAGCAGTTACCTTCCATGACTTTTATCACTTTTCTCATTTAAACTTGTTCAAGGAGAAGCAGCTTGTActtctttcagctgaaaaaggaaGGCTGAGGGGAAGCAGAAATTAGCAGTTCACAGTGCAAAACGAATATAAAACCCACACCACAGTAATCAGTCTGCAAGTGATGCAGTGTAAACTCCATGGTTTCATTAAATCTGTGTGTGAAATAGGAACAACACAGACAAAGACGTTTTCTCTGAAAGCATCTACAAATGTAGTATCATCACAGCTGCATAACTTCCCTAGTTTCCTTGATTAGTCCTCCATTAGAATTCTTTCTTGCTTGAAATTTTACATTATTCATAAATCAGTTGAaaacaattctttattttttatgtcaAGTTGGGAGCAGTAGGAAAGAATACACAAAACTCATCCACAGGgataaaaaaaagtaacaaaataattttgatagtatttagaaaatgtttgaTCTATAAAATGCAATGAGCCAGAAGGCCTGCCCTAGTACACTGCTTCACTGGGCAAGAAGCATGTACCAAGTGTCTTTTAGGTCCTTGATATCCTTAGGAGACCACGGATACGTCTAACGAGAGCTTGGATAAAGGTGTACCGTGAGCGAACCTTGGAATATAAACCTTCGATGTCCAGGAGCTTCTTCTGCAGAGATTCACCAAAGCTGTTTGTGGCTTCAATctgaagctaaaaaaaaagagatttgatGCAGTCATCAATAGAAAATCTTTTCTTCCCGAAATACCAGCTTATCATCCACTGCCTGTGTCAACCCCTTCACTATGATTTATTCTCTGACCTGCTTTCCAAAGAATGGGTTTTTATGACTTCTCTAATAAGTACTACTTACTCAGTTTTAGGAATTATTGGTTATAATATAGCTTCTTCATTCAGAGTCATACAAACATTTTCCAGTTAAAATTTTCCTAGTCCTTTAAGGACTCTTTAAAGAGTCCATGTGCACCAACAccattttttcattaatgcaTATGTAAAGAGTCACTCAATTAACtacattttaagtattttacCAAGATGAtactgtaaattttatttttgaacaaacaaaataaattacatatgTCTCATCATAAAACACAGAGTAACTTTTCTTACAATTCTAGATCTTACAACAGTACTTGAGACTACAGTTTTGAAGAACAGGGGTTTTTTCTGCACATAGAAATGTCAGTGGGAtttagtaataatttttttttcctgcgaCTTCTGCATCAAATTTACACAAACTATTTAATTTCTATGTaagtaaaaattacttctacCATTCACATTTTATAGTCTCCTCAGTTCCTGTTACCCTTTTGACTTCATTTCTCTATAGCCTAGTTGAAGCTGACCAGTTGTGTAGTGAACAGTTGGATCACAGAAAATTGAGAAACCCGCCCTCATACTGCAAGGATATCTGGTGTTTTTTGAAAGCTCTTATTAAAAACCCCATTTGACTGGTTggtaagagaaaaagaattactCTATTTTGTAAGTATAGCTCATTTTTTACTTAACTCTTCATATTAAGATTCAAAGATATGTGCACAGCAGCCAAAGTGCCATCTATTTCCCagtattttccaaaacaaatttgTAATGCTTCACTAATCCTGAGTTAAATTCTGGGCTGTTGGTGTTAGTGCAGGTTGTTCAGAAGTGGGAAAACAACAGCCAGACTGCTCCCAATAGCTGCATGGTAGCCAGGAGCATTCTGTACCCTGCAGCAGACTGTCACATCTCACCTGGTCTATATCGTGCTGGCTCACTCGATTCAGTCTACTACCGAAATCCAAGCTTGGCTCTGAACCAAAGAAATCTGgcaatagaaaacaaaatgttaaagTTATGTTGGCTGCTCCACCCTCTCTCTGTATCAAGTCATATAACAAATTTAAACAGTGTTGCAATT from Sylvia atricapilla isolate bSylAtr1 chromosome 5, bSylAtr1.pri, whole genome shotgun sequence includes:
- the ARL1 gene encoding ADP-ribosylation factor-like protein 1 isoform X1, with the translated sequence MQPVATSPFDASIEIPFSSSFLLRLFALAGIKKCHEQHYADWQLLVPYTFSLFSRGLFLHHLFQFVWNSRDEDSHPGAGWSRKNNYSLQVTSWRGCYHHSNFNFVSAIGFNVETVTYKNLKFQVWDLGGQTSIRPYWRCYYSNTDAVIYVVDSCDRDRIGTSKSELVAMLEEEELKKAILVVFANKQDMEQAMTPTEMANALGLPALKDRKWQIFKTSATKGTGLDEAMEWLVEALKSRQ
- the ARL1 gene encoding ADP-ribosylation factor-like protein 1 isoform X2 — encoded protein: MGGFFSTIFSSLFGTREMRILILGLDGAGKTTILYRLQVGEVVTTIPTIGFNVETVTYKNLKFQVWDLGGQTSIRPYWRCYYSNTDAVIYVVDSCDRDRIGTSKSELVAMLEEEELKKAILVVFANKQDMEQAMTPTEMANALGLPALKDRKWQIFKTSATKGTGLDEAMEWLVEALKSRQ